The genomic window TAGACAGTGTCCAGTTCCGGATTGAGACGTCTGACGATCTCGGAGCCCAGCTCGCTACGGACTTCGAGCCGGTTCGGCGTACGGCCCACCGTGCCAATCCCGACGCTGATCCGCCGGTCCCAGCTGACGCTGGCGCCGGGCGACGCATCAACGCACGGGGACGGTGAGGGTTGGGCGTCCGCGAAAACGCGGCACAGCCGGCCGCCTTCTCCGGTGACCTCCGCCTGATCGGCGCCCATCGGATCTGTCGCACGCCGGTGTCCGAAGATACCCAGAGGTCGCGATAGGTTGCCTGTCGGGCCGAGATCCTCAGACGAGAGATCGGGCCGAAGGCGAAGGATGCGGCCGCGGTCTTCGAGAAGAGCCGCCTCTTGTCCTTGGGCGATCACCCGGCCGCCTTCGCTCACTCCGTTAACGGCTGCAACGTCCGTTCCACGTTGAGCCCACCAGCCCAATCGACCGTTTCGTATTCCGCGAACGACGGCTGCGTCGCCAAGCCAGGTCGCATGCGCCGTCGGGCTTGCGAAAACATCGACCGTCGTATCCGGAGTGACCCCAGCCGGCGTCCGATCACGAACCTCGCCCGCAGGCGTGACGGAGAGAAGACGGGCGGAAGCGGCGCCGATGTCCATCACCAGAAGTGCTGAGGAATCTGCGGACCAGCCGAGCAAACTGGTGGAGACATCCACGGTCTCCGACGGATCGACTGACAGTCCCGTCCGCGTGCCCACAAGGCGCAACGAACGCGCCCGGCGAAGCTCGGTCGCCATGTCCAGTCCGGGAGGAGGCGCCAGTGGACCGTCTATCAGCACCGCGACTTGGCTTCCGTCCGGCGACGCTTCGAAATCCAGGAATTCGCCCTGCGACAGGACGACTGCTTCGCCCGTGTCGGCGTTCACTCGCCACAAGGTGCGGGTCTCGCGGATCTCAGCCGAGGCGCCCTGTCCGACCGAAACAAAGGCAGGCTCTCCTCGAGCGGCTTGCGCCCAGAGACCAGGAAGGCGGGTCTGTGTCGCGTTCTGCATGGAGAGACGGGGCGGCAAGATGCCGTCCGGCATGCCGAGCACGAGAAGCTCGGTGTTCGAAATCCACTGAACCGACCGTCCCCATGCACCGCTCTCGGGCGAAAGATCACTCCAGGCGACGGTGCCGGCTCGCAGGTCCACGATTCCTAGCCGGAACATCAGGCCCTGAAGGCGGAAAACAACCAGTCGAGAACCGTCTGTGGAGAATGGCCCCATGGTGTAGCCGGCGTCGTCTTCCATCGGCAGAAGGGGGCGGATCTCCGATGGTGCCTCGACGTCGAACTGGTAGATTCTCGCATACCGAACGGCGCCCTCGGGCTGCAGATCGTAGCGTGGAAGATCGCCTCTCGCGCGACGCTCTTCGAAGACGGCGACGGATCCGGACGGGTCGATCTCGATCCGTCCGAAGGTCTCCAGGCCTCGGCGGCGATGCTGCTCCAGTGGCTCGACGCCGATCCAAAGCAAGGCTAGCGGGCAGGTCGACTTCGACGAAAGCAGATTGGAAGACGACCTGGGCAGTGACTTGGTAAAAGTCAGGGGAACAGGATCGCCGAAGACCTTTTTTGGAACAGCGCGCCTCCAGACCTGTTCGACCATCTCCACTGGAGGAGGCAGACCATGCCGATCAATTTGAAGACAGGGCTCGCGCCTGCCGCTCTGTCAGCGCTGCTGATAGCATGCTCGCCGTCCGAGAATGTCGAGTCGAACACCACCGCAACAACGGAAGCGGCTGAGGCCACACCGAACGCGGGCGGCATGGGTGCGGAGACAATGTCCGGGCCTCAGACGCCCTACACCGCGTCCGAGCAGCAGATGCACCAGGCCATGATGCAGGCTCATGGGGCGGACCCTCAAGAGACCTTCGCCCTGAAGATGATCGAACACCACCGCGGGGCGATCGCCATGTCCGAAGTTTTGATGCGACAGGATCCCGACCCCGAGCTTCGTCAAATGGGGGACTGAACCTGGCTTGGGCGCGCTCCGCACTGATTTCGTCGGCGCTTGTCGTTGCGCTTGGCTCGTTCGCCGCTCTGGTGGCCCAGACCGCCGTGATGGCCGGATCGCTGAGCGAAGCGGTCAAACCCGCGTCGCTGTCTTTCATGGCCACCGGCACGGCCTTGGGAATGGCCATGGTCGCCCGAGCGACCGTCGCCCTCGTTGGGCTCGTTGCGATTCTCGCCTTGAAGCCCGGGCGCCTGCTCTGGGGCCTGAAGGTCCTGGCGGGACTGCTTGTGGCCGCCAGCTTCGCCTGGACGGGTCACGGCGCCGCCACCGTAGGCCCAGGCGGGCTGCTCCATCTCGGCGCCGACATCGTCCACACCATCGCCGCCGCCTTGTGGCTAGGCGCTCTAGCGTCGCTGACGATCCTGCTGCTGCGCCGGACCTCGCCGGACGATCACGCGCTCCATCGCGCCCTGCATGGGTTCGCCGGCCTTGGGACCCTGGCCGTCACTTTGTTGGTCTTGAGCGGCCTCGTGAACAGTTGGTTTCTCATCGGGCCAGCGCGCTTCGGAGAGATCGGGACCAACCTCTATGGCCAGCTGCTGATCGCCAAGCTGGTGTTGTTCGTGCTGATGCTCGCCCTCGCCGCAGGAAACAGGTTCCGACTTACCCCGGTGTTGGGCTCGGTCCTGGCGGGCGGGGGAGACGTTCAACCGGCCCTCTCCCACCTCCGACGCAGCGTCGTTGCAGAGACGCTGGTCGGGGCCGCGTTGCTGGCTGTCGTCGCGGTGATGGGCACGCTCGCTCCGCCGTCAGCTATGTGAAGCTGCAAGCGCGCTAGCTGGGCGCGCGCGACGACCAGTGGATGTGGTGGATGCGCCAGCCGTCAGCATGCCGCTTCAACACCATCGTCTCAGTCGTCAGCCGATCCACGGCACGACCGTTGAACTGGCCCGTGGTTCGGCCTTCGCTGGTGATCCAAGCGACGTCCCCGTCCGTCCATCCCGATCTCCGCGTGACCGTGGCCTCCGACGCGGCGGCGAACGCGGCGTCCGAGCTGAGGTGATGGGACGCGTATTCGTCGCGCGATCCAGGCGTCGCAGCAGGCGCAGGTCGGCGTCTTGAAGACCGTCAGTTCCCTTGATGGGTGCGTCTGCGCGCAGGCGCTTCCCGCCATGCCGACGAATAGTGTAGCGCCCAAGAAAAGGCGACGGTTCGGTTGTGTAGGGGTCAAAAGGGTTCTCCCTGATCGCTATGAGCGGATCGTCTGGCCTCGGCCGGATCGGTGCGCCCTGGCGTCATCCTCGACCGGAGCCATCGCCGGCCTGGCTGCTCGACGAACACATGGATGGCGGCGGCCGCGGCAAGGGTCAACACCAACAGGCCGGAGAGCTCGCCCACGCCCATCCGATAGTCTCCCGGCCAGCCAGCGACTGCTTGGACGGCGTTGCGCCAGACCATCAGGATAGGAATGTGGACAAGGTAGAGGGCGAATGACGCCTCACCCGCGAAGAGGGCGATCGGGTGGGACAGGAATGTCGTCACCGGGGGTTTAGCTAATAGGGCGAGCGAGAGAATGAAGGGGCCGGAGGCGGCCACGATGACGCGGTCGTCGGCCCCGGCCTGCATCAAGACGAGCAGCACGGCCGTGGTCCCTAGGGCGGCAATGACGGCCATGCGCGGCGAGAGCACCCAGCGTTGGCCGAGGTAGTAGAGACCTATGCCGTAGAGGAACTCGGGAAGGATGCGCAGAATGCCCAGGCTGTCTTCCGCCCGTGGCAGGACCCGCCCGAACTGCGCCCGGTAAAAAGCGTCAAGCGCGACGAACAGCAGCGCGGCGAGCGCGATCAGAACCCACGGTCTCGACCGCAGGCGCAGGGCGACAGCAGCGTAGGCCGGGAAGACCAGATAGGCGAACCATTCGGCAGACAGCGACCAGGCTGGTCCGTTCCAGAGCGCCATGGTTTCGCGCGGGAACCAGGCCTGAACGAGCAGCAGAGTGCCCGCGAAATCGGCGGGATTGAATCGGCCTGGCTCCAGACCGACGCCGACCATCGGGGCGATTAATACAAGCCCGAGCATGGCCAGGAGGATGAACAGGTGAGCCGGATAGATTCGGGCGAACCGAGCTGCCAGAAACCGCTTGTAGTCGGGCGCGCCGTTCCCTTGCAGATAGACGTGCGTGAGGATGAAGCCCGACAGGATGAAGAAGACATCCACGCCGAGCCGGGCGCGATTCAGCAGGCCCGCGCTCTCCGTAGGCAAGGTCCAGTAAAGCTGGAAATGGAAGAGCACGACGCCAAGCGCGAGGAAAAATCTCACGCTGGTGAGGGGATCGAGCACGTTCGGAAAGGGAGCCCGGGCGGGGCCTAACCTGTCGCTCACATCGATCCCCCTGGACGACACGGCTATTCCGGTCGTTCTCTGGTATCTACGCGGGCCCGGACCTTTCCCCTCATGAGGGGAAGCTCAAACCGGCGCGTATGGAGGAGGGGGCGTGAGGCAAATGCGCAATGACTGACGACATCGAAAGACTGATCGGAGCGGCTGCGCCCGGCGACGCTGCACGGCTTGCGGGCGTGGAGGACGCCGTCTGGTCCCGGATCGGCGAGCGCCGGGATCGCGCCCGAATGGGTCAGGTGCGGATCGCCGCCGTGGCGATCGCCCTTGTCGTCGGCGGTGCGAACGGCGGTCTGATGCTCATGACCCCACGGCCAGAGCCTTCAGAGCTGCGTATCTTCACGGTGTCAGCCGGCCTGTCGCCTATGGCCAGCCTGGATGTTTGGGGATGAGGGCGACTTGGAAGTCGATCGTCGCCACGGCGATCCTGGCGGCGCTCGCCAGCGGGGCAGCGACCTGGGCGAGCGCGACCTGGATCATGCGCGAGCGCCAGCCGCCGAGCCTGCACAGCGTCGTCCATGAAAAACTAGACCTCAGCGCGGAGCAGGACCGCCGTCTAGACGTCATTGAAGCCCGCTTCGCCGCGCGTCGCCCGGCGCTGGAGGCGGAGGTTCGCGCCGCCAATCGCGAACTCGCGGCCGCCATCGCCGCCAGCGACGGGGACACGCCGCAGGTCCAGGCGGCTGTCGATCACTTCCATACCGCCATGGGCGATCTTCAGAAGGCGACGATCACTCATGTGTTCGAGATGCGATCCGTTCTGACCCCGGCACAGGCCGAGGTGTTCGACGCGGCCGTCGTCGACGCCGTGCGTTACGACGCCGGCTAAGCGCGGCGCGTGGGGGTTGAAGCCAGCATCGAGGTCCGAGCGGCGGGTGGAGACCGGACCGCTTTCACTGCCTTGATGACCGCCACCAAGGCCGACCTCTATAGGTTTATTCGCCGCTACGTCGGCGACGAGGCTGAAGCGCATGACGTGCTTCAGGAAGCCTATGCTTCCGCGTGGCTCGCCATGCGGCGATATGATTCGACGCGGCCTTTCGATGTCTGGATGCGTTCCATCGCCTTGAACAAATGTCGGGACTGGAGCCGGCGGCGCTCTGTTCGCCGTGTCGTGCGCGGCGTGATGGGCCTTGATGCCCCCGAGGCCACGGCCGTGGGCGAAGACGCACCCATGCCCGAAGCTAGGCTGGACGATCAGCGTAGGGCCCAGGACCTGCAACACGCGCTGTCTGAGCTTCCCGACGCCCTGAAGGCCCCGCTCCTGTTGGCCACGCTTGAAGGGCGTTCTCATGCGGAGGTCGCATCCATACTGGGCATCACGCCGAAGGCCGTGGAAACGCGGATCGCCCGCGCGCGAAAGAAACTGGTCGACGCCTTGGCTTAGGCGCCGGTTCGGCGTCGCGGTGACGAGCGCGCGCGCAAGGGCGCTATTTCAAAGACTGTGGCGACCTGACGCAAGGGATGCGCCGCTCAGATGCGTATCTGAACGAATGGCTCACTTGCCACCGAGGAAAACTTCTCTGATGTCGACCGCTCGCCTTGATCGCCGAACGCTTCTCCGGGGCGCCGCCATCGGCGGTGGATTGCTGGGACTGCAAGGCTTGCTTCCGGCCTGGGCGCAGATGGGTTCGGCGGGGCTGCGGGCCGAACTGCCGACGCTCACGGGACCAAACATCGACCTAACCGTGGGCCACTCACCGTTCACGGTGGGTGGTCGCACCGGCCACGCGGTGACCATCAACGGCGTTCTGCCGGCCCCGCTTTTGCGCCTGCGGGAAGGCCAGAACGCTCGCTTGGCCGTGACCAATGGCCTCGACGAGGACACCTCGATTCACTGGCACGGCCTGCTGTTGCCGTTCCAGATGGACGGTGTGCCTGGCATCAGCTTCCCCGGCATCAAGGCCCGCGAGACCTTCGTGTACGAGTTCCCGATCAAGCAGTCGGGCACCTTCTGGTATCACAGTCACTCTGGTCTACAGGAGGCGATGGGCCACTACGGGCCGATCGTGATCGACCCGGCGGGCGCCGATCCGGTCGCCTACGACCGCGAGCATGTGCTGGTCCTGTCGGACTGGAGCTTCATACATCCGCACGAAATCCTGGCCAAGCTGAAGAAGAGCCCCGGCTACTTCAACCAGCAGCGCACCACCCTCGCGGGCCTCATGGACGGCAGCGACCGCATGAGCCTGGAGGAGCGGCGGATGTGGGGGCAGATGCGGATGGATCCGCGCGATATCCTCGACGTGAACGGCTCAACCTACACCTATCTGATCAACGGCCACGGACCAGAGGAAAACTGGACCGGCTTGTTCCGGCCGGGGGAGCGGGTGCGCCTGCGCGTCATCAACGCTTCGGCCATGTCGATTTTCAACGTCCGCATTCCCGGCCTGCCGATGACCGTGGTCCAGGCCGACGGCGAGAACGTGCGCCCCGTCGAGACCGACGAGTTTCAGATTTCGGTGGCCGAGACTTATGATGTGATCGTCCAGCCGACCGAGGATCGTGCCTATACCATCGTCTCCGAGGCCATCGACCGATCCGGCATGGGAAGGGCCACTCTGGCGCCCCGCATGGGCATGACTGCCGAGGTCCCGCCGCTGCGCGAGGTTCCGAATCTGACGATGCGCGATATGGGCATGGGCGGAATGGACCACGGCTCAATGGGCGACATGTCCGGGATGGATCACGGCGCGATGGCCGGCATGGATCATGGAGCGCCAGGCCAAGACGCTGCACCGGCGGGCGAAATGGCCGGGATGTCCATGGCCGGCATGAACATGCGCGACCCCGAGAACGCCCCGCCGGACATGGCGGTTGGCGTCGGGGTTGATGCGATCGCCATGGACCCCGCCAACCGGCTCGGGGAGCGTCCCATCGGTCTTACGGACGTCGATCACCGCGTTCTCGTCTACACCGACCTGGTGTCGCTACAGCCCAACAAGGATCAGCGGCCGCCGTCGCGGACGATGGAGATCCACCTGACCGGAAACATGGAACGGTTCATGTGGGGCTTTGACGGCCGCAAGTTCAGCGAACTCGTCGAGCCCATCCGCTTTGAGCGCAACGAGCGGGTGCGGGTAACCCTGGTCAACGATACCATGATGGCTCACCCGATCCACCTGCACGGCCACTTCTTCGAACTGGTGACAGGAGGCCCGGCCGGACATCAGCCGCTGAAGCATACCGTCAACGTCGCGGCCGGCGGCAAGGTGACCTTCGACCTGACGGCGGACGCGCCCGGCGACTGGGCCTTCCACTGCCACATGCTGATGCACATGCATGCGGGGATGTTCAACGTGGTGACGGTGCGGCCCATGGATGGAGCTGCGTCATGAACCGCCTTGCCGTCGCCCTCGCGCCGCTGATCCTCGCCGCCAGCGGCCTGAGCGCGCAGGCTCAGGACCCTCACGCGGGCCATGTCATGCCGGCAGCCCCGGCCCCGATGCGACCCGCCGCGGCTCCGGTTGTTCCGCCGCAAACGTCCGCCCCACCGGCCACGCAGGATCCGCACGCGGGTCACGTCATGCCGCCCGCGCAGACGCCGCCCGCGACCGATCCTCACGCGGGCCATCAGATGCCTGAAGCGCAGACTGTCGATCCCCATGCGGGGTACGACATGTCCGCCATGGCTCCCGTCCAGGCTGATCCCCACGCCGGGCATGACATGTCGACAATGGTGCCTGCGGCGCAGCCAGATCCGCACGCGGGCCATGACATGTCCACAATGACCCCGGCGCAGGCCGATCCCCACGCGGGGCATGACACGTCGACCACGACCGTGGGGCCGCCCGATGTCCCGACGAGCGCCGATAACCCCGGCCGCCCTCCAGAGGATTCGCTACCGGCGGCGGCCTTGGGTGACCCGGTCCACGCCGCCGATCTCGTTTTCGGAGCTGACGCGATGGCCGCCTCACGACGGACCCTTATCCGCGAGAACGGGGACGTCCGCACCACGGCTGTCGTCATCGACCGTCTCGAGGCCGGCTTCGGCGACGATGGCGAGTCCTATCTCTGGGACGTGCAGGGTTGGAGCGGCGGCGACATCAATCGTTTCTGGTGGAAGTCCGAGGGCAAGGGCGACCTCGGGGGTCGCTTGGAAGACGCAGAAGTCCAGGCGCTCTACAGCCGCGCCGTGGCGCCCTTCTGGGACGTGCAGGCCGGCGTCCGTCAGGATTTCCGACCTGACGGCGAGGATACGACGCACCTCGTCCTGGGCGTGCAGGGCTTGGCGCCCTACTGGTGGGAGATCGACGCCGCCGCCTTCCTGTCGACAGAGGGCGACCTGACCGCCCGCGTCGAGGCCGAGTACGACCAGCGCATCACCCAACGCCTGATCCTCCAGCCGCGGTTCGAATTCGACGCCTCCGCGAGTGACATTCCTGAGCTCGAAATCGGCTCGGGCCTTTCCTCTGTCGAGGCAGGCCTGCGGCTGCGCTACGAATTCAGGAAGGAGTTCGCCCCCTATGTCGGCGTCGAGTGGAGCCGCGCGCTCGGAGACACTGCCGACTACATCGAAGCTCGCGGCGGCGAGGCTGACGACACCCGTTTCGTCGTCGGCCTCAAGGCCTGGTTTTAACCCAAGGAGACCACCCCATGATCCGCATCCTCGTCCTCACCACCGCACTGGCGTTCGCAGGCGCTAGCGCCGCCGCCGCTCAGGATCCGCACGCCTGGCACACGATGCAGGCGCAGACCGTCGCGCCCCAATCCGGCATCACCACGGTTCCGGCCAACGGCGCCATGACCTCCGGGTCCCCGGAACGCTTCAGCGTCACCTTCCCCCACGCCATGGTCCTGAAGACCGTGACCCTGACCGCCGAGGGGCAGGCGCCGGTCGTCGTGACGGCTCCCGCCGCGCCGGCCGCCGCAACCGTCAGCGTGGCCTTGCCGCGCCTCGCGCCGGGAACCTACGCCGCCGCCTGGGCCGCAGAGGGTCCGGATGGCCACAAGATGTCCGGCTCCGCCAGCTTCATGGTCCGCTAGGAGCACGACGATGAGAGTTTCCAACCTGATTGCCGCCGCCGGTGCGGCCTTCATCCTCAGCGCCGGCGCGGCGCTGGCCGCAGAAGGTTGCGAATGCTGCAAGGACATGGCGGCTGACGCCGAAATGAAATGCTGTGACGAAATGAAGCCCGCTGCGGAAGGGCCGACGCCCGAGCCCGAGGCGACGCAGCAGGGGTCCGGTGCGCCGATGCCGGCGCCCGCGCCTCAGAACTGACGCGTTGCTCGAGCGACCTCGTAGGACTGATAGGGCGGCGAGCAATCGCCGCCCTACTTTTGCAACGTTGCAGTTTGGTCCGAGACGCGATACCGCCGTCACGAGGCTGATTTGCACAAACTGATTCACGCCCTTTGCGCCCTCGTCTGCGTCGCCATGATCGGCGGCATGATGACTCATGGCCTCTCGGATCTCCGCCACGACGTCTCGCATGCATCGTTGGAGCACAGTGGGGAGATCGGCCATGATCACGACGACGCCCCGGCTGAACCTACCGAGGTTTCGGCCGAACAGGCGGATGTCGATGCCTCTTCTACGGCCCTTCCCGCAGGTCACCACCACCACAGCGGCGGCGATAACCACGCGGCTCTTCCCGATCATCAGGACGGTTTGGCAGGTCTATTGGACGCAGGCGCGCCTTCCAGGACGCTCGGCGCGAGCCAGTTGCCTGACGGTCTCGTCATCGATGGGCCCGAACACCCTCCAAAACAGCCGCGTCTGATCGCCTGATCCGTTGCGGCCGCAGGTCGCACGCGCACTGTTTTTTGGAGACTTCCTTGAAGAAGCACATGACCGGCCCTGCCGGGTCGTGGGCGCGTCTGGCCGTCGTTTCGACGCTGGCGCTCTCACTGGCGGTGATCCCGCCAACCGCTGTCGTCGCGCAGGAACGCGTGGCCACGGAGCCGCTGTCCCTTGCCGAGGCTCTGTCCCGGTCCGCCGCGTCCGATCCCGCTCAAGCGGGCGCGCAGGCGCGTGCCCGGGCCGGGGAGGCCAGCGTTCGCCAGGCCGATGTGCGGCCCAATCCCACGCTTGGCCTGATGGTCGAGAACTTCCCTGCATTCGGCGGTGGCGACATCCTGGGCCGGACCGAGACGACGCTCAGCTATGAGCAGCGGATCGAACGCGGCGGCGACAGGCCGGCCCGTGTGTCCCTCGCTCGCAGTGAAGGCGCTCTGGTCGCGGCGACGGCACGAGTGAGGCGGCTGGATCGGCTGGAACAGGTCCAGCGCGCCTGGGCTGAGGCCCTAGCCGCCGAAGCCGAGGTCGCCATCGCGCGCGAGCGCCTAGACTTGGCCGAACAGTTTCAGACCGAAGTCCAGCGCCGCGTCGACATGGCGCGAGATCCCCTTTTCGCCGGGGCTCGGGCCGAGGCCGAGCTGGCCCAGGCCCAGATCGACTTCGATCAAGCCGAGATCGCAGCCCGCATCGCCAAAATCTCGCTGGCCAAATTCTGGGAAGGCCCAGCCAACTTCAGCCTGGGCGGGACCGCGTTCGAGGACACCAGCGCCGCCCGCGTGATCATCGACGGCGTCGCACAGGCCGACCTGGACATCTTCGTAGCCCAACGCGACATCGCCAGAGCCCAAGTCGCGGTCGAACAGGCGCGCCGTACGCAGGACGCTACGGTCAGCGTCGGCGTCCGGCATTTCTGGGAAGGGCAGGATCTGGGCCTTGTCGTGGGGGGCTCGATGCCGCTGGGTCGGTATGACCAGAACACTGGAGCCATCGATCGCGCCCGTGCCGAGGGCATAGCCGCAGAAGGCGATCTGTCGGCCGCCCGCACCGAGCGGGAACGCGAGATCGCGCGCTTGCAGGTTCAGCTTTCCGCTCGGGCCAGCGAGGCGCGGCGGATCGAAGAGGAAACCCTGCCTCAAGCTGAGCGCGCCGTGAGGCTGGTCCGCGAAGGCTTCAATCGGGGCGGCTTTACCTACAACGACGTGATTTCTGCCCAGACGGCCCTGCTCCAGACCCGCGACCGGCGGGTCCAGGTGCTCAAACAATTTCACATCGATCGCGCCCGCCTTGACCGGCTGACCGGCGCGCACGGCGACCTGATCGTCGCTTCGGAGACCCAACCATGATCCGCTTTTCTCCCTCGCGGCGGCTGGTCGCCGTGTCCCTGTTAGCGCTGGCCGTTGGCGTCTCCGGCTGTGGCCAGGGTGGCTCTTCCGACCCCGCCGAAGCCGAGGCGGAAGCCGGCGAATACGAGCGCGGCCCGCACAATGGTCGGATGCTGCGCGACGGTGATTTTGCTCTTGAGGTCACCATCTTCGAGGAGGGGCCGGAACCGCTGTATCGGCTCTATCCCTATCTGAAAGACAAGCCGCTGGACCCCCGTCAGGTGCAGGCCTCGATCGTCTTGACCCGCTTGGGACCGAAGGTCGATCGCTTCGCTTTCACGGCGACCGAGGACTATCTGGCCAGCCCGACCGTCGTGGCCGAACCACACTCGTTCGATGTTGCGGTCGCTGCCAGCCACGTAGGGCAGCAGCATCGCTGGACCTATCCTTCCTATGAAGGGCGCACGATCATCACTCCGGATGCCGCCCAGGCGGGCGGGGTGAGGACTGAGCGGGCCGGATCGGCTTTCCTCGGCGAATCCCTGCCGCTGCAAGGCCGGATCGAAATCACGCCTGAAGGCCAGAGCGAGGTTCACGCCCGCTATCCGGGCCGGGTCATGGCAATGTCCGTTCAACTGGGCGACCGCGTCCGGCGCGGCCAGGTCGTCGCCCGTGTCGAGTCGAGCGAGAGCCTTCAGACCTACTCCATCACCGCGCCAATCTCTGGCGTGATCATGGCCAAAAACGCCAATGTCGGTGCGATCACCGGCGGTGGCGACCCGATGCTGATTATCGGCGATCCGAACCAAGTCCATGCCGAGTTCTTCCTCTATC from Brevundimonas fontaquae includes these protein-coding regions:
- a CDS encoding acyltransferase family protein produces the protein MLDPLTSVRFFLALGVVLFHFQLYWTLPTESAGLLNRARLGVDVFFILSGFILTHVYLQGNGAPDYKRFLAARFARIYPAHLFILLAMLGLVLIAPMVGVGLEPGRFNPADFAGTLLLVQAWFPRETMALWNGPAWSLSAEWFAYLVFPAYAAVALRLRSRPWVLIALAALLFVALDAFYRAQFGRVLPRAEDSLGILRILPEFLYGIGLYYLGQRWVLSPRMAVIAALGTTAVLLVLMQAGADDRVIVAASGPFILSLALLAKPPVTTFLSHPIALFAGEASFALYLVHIPILMVWRNAVQAVAGWPGDYRMGVGELSGLLVLTLAAAAAIHVFVEQPGRRWLRSRMTPGRTDPAEARRSAHSDQGEPF
- a CDS encoding DUF305 domain-containing protein, whose translation is MSGPQTPYTASEQQMHQAMMQAHGADPQETFALKMIEHHRGAIAMSEVLMRQDPDPELRQMGD
- a CDS encoding S9 family peptidase, with translation MVEQVWRRAVPKKVFGDPVPLTFTKSLPRSSSNLLSSKSTCPLALLWIGVEPLEQHRRRGLETFGRIEIDPSGSVAVFEERRARGDLPRYDLQPEGAVRYARIYQFDVEAPSEIRPLLPMEDDAGYTMGPFSTDGSRLVVFRLQGLMFRLGIVDLRAGTVAWSDLSPESGAWGRSVQWISNTELLVLGMPDGILPPRLSMQNATQTRLPGLWAQAARGEPAFVSVGQGASAEIRETRTLWRVNADTGEAVVLSQGEFLDFEASPDGSQVAVLIDGPLAPPPGLDMATELRRARSLRLVGTRTGLSVDPSETVDVSTSLLGWSADSSALLVMDIGAASARLLSVTPAGEVRDRTPAGVTPDTTVDVFASPTAHATWLGDAAVVRGIRNGRLGWWAQRGTDVAAVNGVSEGGRVIAQGQEAALLEDRGRILRLRPDLSSEDLGPTGNLSRPLGIFGHRRATDPMGADQAEVTGEGGRLCRVFADAQPSPSPCVDASPGASVSWDRRISVGIGTVGRTPNRLEVRSELGSEIVRRLNPELDTVYVPQARLITGPNGARGWLYLPETATSQPPPVIVIPYPGKTYPTAPRSMDPEAVQMTLNGGLLAAAGYAVIYPDLPANAEPSAGLADRILAVVDAAAADGSIDADRIGLWGHSFGGWSVVMSAAQSERFKAVVAVNGAYNLPLSLGAMSPHQRMQGENTIDAISGARWLETGQAGMLQSFWSDPDRYRRGSPFEAANRITAPVLLIHGEMDFLGVHAEQMYAALVRLQRPAALTYLFGEDHSIHNPGNARVYYMQLTAWFDRYLKSETPRSEPAIAAAMPPSTPG
- a CDS encoding RNA polymerase sigma factor: MTATKADLYRFIRRYVGDEAEAHDVLQEAYASAWLAMRRYDSTRPFDVWMRSIALNKCRDWSRRRSVRRVVRGVMGLDAPEATAVGEDAPMPEARLDDQRRAQDLQHALSELPDALKAPLLLATLEGRSHAEVASILGITPKAVETRIARARKKLVDALA
- the copD gene encoding copper homeostasis membrane protein CopD; the protein is MAQTAVMAGSLSEAVKPASLSFMATGTALGMAMVARATVALVGLVAILALKPGRLLWGLKVLAGLLVAASFAWTGHGAATVGPGGLLHLGADIVHTIAAALWLGALASLTILLLRRTSPDDHALHRALHGFAGLGTLAVTLLVLSGLVNSWFLIGPARFGEIGTNLYGQLLIAKLVLFVLMLALAAGNRFRLTPVLGSVLAGGGDVQPALSHLRRSVVAETLVGAALLAVVAVMGTLAPPSAM
- a CDS encoding copper resistance protein CopC; the protein is MIRILVLTTALAFAGASAAAAQDPHAWHTMQAQTVAPQSGITTVPANGAMTSGSPERFSVTFPHAMVLKTVTLTAEGQAPVVVTAPAAPAAATVSVALPRLAPGTYAAAWAAEGPDGHKMSGSASFMVR
- a CDS encoding copper resistance system multicopper oxidase, giving the protein MSTARLDRRTLLRGAAIGGGLLGLQGLLPAWAQMGSAGLRAELPTLTGPNIDLTVGHSPFTVGGRTGHAVTINGVLPAPLLRLREGQNARLAVTNGLDEDTSIHWHGLLLPFQMDGVPGISFPGIKARETFVYEFPIKQSGTFWYHSHSGLQEAMGHYGPIVIDPAGADPVAYDREHVLVLSDWSFIHPHEILAKLKKSPGYFNQQRTTLAGLMDGSDRMSLEERRMWGQMRMDPRDILDVNGSTYTYLINGHGPEENWTGLFRPGERVRLRVINASAMSIFNVRIPGLPMTVVQADGENVRPVETDEFQISVAETYDVIVQPTEDRAYTIVSEAIDRSGMGRATLAPRMGMTAEVPPLREVPNLTMRDMGMGGMDHGSMGDMSGMDHGAMAGMDHGAPGQDAAPAGEMAGMSMAGMNMRDPENAPPDMAVGVGVDAIAMDPANRLGERPIGLTDVDHRVLVYTDLVSLQPNKDQRPPSRTMEIHLTGNMERFMWGFDGRKFSELVEPIRFERNERVRVTLVNDTMMAHPIHLHGHFFELVTGGPAGHQPLKHTVNVAAGGKVTFDLTADAPGDWAFHCHMLMHMHAGMFNVVTVRPMDGAAS
- a CDS encoding ammonium transporter family protein, with product MRVSNLIAAAGAAFILSAGAALAAEGCECCKDMAADAEMKCCDEMKPAAEGPTPEPEATQQGSGAPMPAPAPQN
- a CDS encoding copper resistance protein B; amino-acid sequence: MNRLAVALAPLILAASGLSAQAQDPHAGHVMPAAPAPMRPAAAPVVPPQTSAPPATQDPHAGHVMPPAQTPPATDPHAGHQMPEAQTVDPHAGYDMSAMAPVQADPHAGHDMSTMVPAAQPDPHAGHDMSTMTPAQADPHAGHDTSTTTVGPPDVPTSADNPGRPPEDSLPAAALGDPVHAADLVFGADAMAASRRTLIRENGDVRTTAVVIDRLEAGFGDDGESYLWDVQGWSGGDINRFWWKSEGKGDLGGRLEDAEVQALYSRAVAPFWDVQAGVRQDFRPDGEDTTHLVLGVQGLAPYWWEIDAAAFLSTEGDLTARVEAEYDQRITQRLILQPRFEFDASASDIPELEIGSGLSSVEAGLRLRYEFRKEFAPYVGVEWSRALGDTADYIEARGGEADDTRFVVGLKAWF
- a CDS encoding Spy/CpxP family protein refolding chaperone, which produces MRATWKSIVATAILAALASGAATWASATWIMRERQPPSLHSVVHEKLDLSAEQDRRLDVIEARFAARRPALEAEVRAANRELAAAIAASDGDTPQVQAAVDHFHTAMGDLQKATITHVFEMRSVLTPAQAEVFDAAVVDAVRYDAG